The stretch of DNA TTCCTGTCAAGTGGCAGCTGGTTGCTCAGGAAGACGTTGTATCCATATATCTGAAACAGATTTTCAGCCTCTTTTTGATCGTTTTCTGACAGGCCATCGCCCCATTTGGCGAACAGGTAGGAGTTTGGATATAACTTGGGCACCACaatcttctcttcttcttggTCCACATTTGGAAAAAGTTCATTGTTGGAGCTCTTTTGACCGGAAACTTCTATTAGCTTTGCTAGTTGATTGCGttcacaaaaagagagagaaggtttGCAAAGGAAATTATAATCAGTGTAGTTCAGTTTTACTGACAGTCTCTCAGTAGAAGATTAAATCTGTTTggaaacagctgaaatgatttgtaGGCTTATCTGTGCTGCATGTTCCTCTGATACTTCTCTCAGTCAGATCAAGAGTAGTATACATCCACTTTACACTTAGTTTCCTCTCCTTGTCCATTTTGGATCTACATTCTCAAGGTGTGTTTGAAACTTGGCACAATTGCTGTATAAGCATTAATGGTAGCTGGCTAACAATGTAGATTTGAAATGTATGTGTAGAGTGTGTCCTCGCTGTTGTGTGACAGCTCAGTCTCTGACTGATCTCTAAAGTTACCAGGATGCGCAgttctttgtgttttccctcAGTGTCTCCGCTTCTCCTCTTGTTCATGCATCTTTCGCGGACAGAAGTGGAATCATAACGCCACGGGAAATATGCAAATTTTTCACTCCCATTGAGACATGTAGAGCTCAGGCACGTCTTTGCCTCAATTGGCCCAGTGATGTCACTTACATTAGTGTCGATTATATTTTGTGTTCAGTTTGACCACACCAATTCTtgactctgattggctggaaggTGTCCACTAAGGGACAGAATAACTGGAagttttgaatgcaggactttaaGTTACCATAGAGATTTTTTACATTGTAGTACTCTTCATTTTACTTaacatgttttacatgtaaCAATAGTTTAATTTTAGGGGTATTGTTTGAAAGCatgttaatttgtttgtcaAGTAAGCCTGAATTGATGGCTAGATAGATGCCAACTGTCAGTAACAAGCTATTAATGTCTGGTCCACTACCACCAAAGGTTAAATTAGTTCAATCAGTGTGTGATTTTCATTGAACTATCACTGCCCTGCTGTGAACCGAAGCTGATACCCAGTCATCAGCACATATGCTAGATATAATACAAACTAGATGGTAAACATCTATATAGATGTCAAGGTTATTCACTTGCAGCTTGGCTGATTTTACAATGTGGATCTAAATGATTCAGCCATAGCAATCTCATGTGACTAAAGAGCTCTTGCTTGTGCAGGAGTAATCAATGAAAGCAAGTTTCTACAGTTTCTACTTTACACTAGTCCTCCAAATCTTTTTGAGGTGGCTTCTGAATTTGTACTCACCCAGCCTGTTCAGACTCTTTTCAATCCGGTCCAGTTTCTTCCACACAACCTCTCGACCTCCGACTCCTTCGGCAAAAGATTTTCCTGCTCCCCAACTCCCAAACAAGTACATGAATATGtacatcaaaagtaaaaaagctCCAGTTAACCCAGCTTTTTTCATATATGTCCTCATTGTCATTCTGCTCTCTGCGCCATGCCAGTAACCCTTCTCCCCACACACTTTATGGCCCTAGATGTTCAATAAATCACGTGTTGACTTAAAGATAACATTTCCCACCAAACGCAGTTTAAAAGGCTGTTCCATCTCAGTCTTTCACTTTCCAGTTGTTTGATACTCGGTTAAAATTTCATGAGGCTGACTTAAGAGTAAAGTACATAAACTGCTTTTAAAGGATACAACAATGCCTACATACAATAGTACTTTACTGGCTTGAGGGTGGCGAGGGGGACTCAATAGAGCGTGTTGTGCTGACAGTATAATAGGTTTCAAAGTACACTGGAGTTTTTACTGCACCTATAAATCTTATTCACTtaacccccacctcccccttcTAACCTGATTATATTCTTAAACATTAAATCACCGTGGCCATAATAAGGTTCCAAATTTATTGATTCTATGTCAATCAGTCTACTTGTACTTACTACTAAAATGCAGCATATTTTATGTCCTATCATTGTGCAGAGTATACATTAAATACACATTACAGTTTTGATTATAGTCGCtgtcattttttgtttactACATTTTGGTTGCTGTATGTAATCTGCTTTTTTGATTGTATTATTTACCTTATTTGATTTCGTGATTTCTATGACTTGGTTGCTGTAACACTTCCAGTTTTATAAAGCACTTGATATATTACCTGTATAAATCTAAACATATTTTTCCTCATTCATCTTTGCAAAACTGCTCCTCTCCCAGGTGGCAGTTCTCCTGCAGACGGCTGCAGGGCTCAGTATTGTCACTGcagattaataattaattacaaCAACCATAATTCAAGtgtagtaaaacaaaaatgtatatcCAAGAACAATGTGTTTCACACAAAAAGACCTTAAAggataattttttatttatgtacagAATACAATTAAAGACAAAAGGACAAAGCAGAGGTACTGAACATCTGGCTGCCCTAACGATGGTGAAATTTCTCATCACATAGTTCAATAGTTGACAGTCTTGGCTGGTTTTGTCTCATCCAGATCAGCTTCCAGGTAACGGAATCGGCGGTGACGACGCAGAGTCTCAATTGCCTTTTGTTCTACAGTAGAAGGAGTGATCCCGAGATCCTCCAGACCAGGAAGTCCTGGGTACTTCATGTCTGTTATGTGAAACTGGAATGAAAGCATAGCACAGAAATATAGGTTGTACATTTATTGACCATAATAAGCACAAACACTGCTGGCAGTAAAAGCTCCACAATTGGCGGCACAATTCCAAAATCTTGGTTTTCTTACCCGGTCGACTTTGTCTGGGGTCGTCCAAGGCTCAAACGGATTCATTGCAAAAAACTGAGCCGCaaggctgaaaaagaaaaaccaaatgGTGATCAGACAAGTGTGTAGCAACAAGTGTACACTAGAGACCCCTGTAGAGTGTTTGATTACTGGTGGCTCTGTGGGGGAATGAGTGGGTTCCTGTAATATTTTAACGTGTTCAATCAGAACATACACACCATGAGCATGGCCACACGTTAAACATTTCTGCATAAAGTGAAATGTCAGGAGCAACTGTATACTTTGCAATCTTTCAATGatctttgttttgtccaacagaATGCTTTCAATGAAGCTGAAAGATGACTTACTTAAACAAAAGATgactgtccaaaaaaaaaatgttgatgaacATGTCTGAGGAACTTACTGATAGAGTGGGCGAGGCAATGGGTAGGGGACAAAAGGCCTGTGTGCCACAGCGTAGAGGTACTCCACCAGGTCATGGAGGAGGTAACGGTTGGGGCTAGTCAAGAACAAAAGACAGGACAAAAACTGTGTTTGGGAACGTAGTCACTGAATCATTCTGTGCACAAAAGTGACACAAAGCCAGGACATGAACCATGGACCAACATGTTGACATGAGCGTTACATACTTGTCAGCCAATTCAAGCTTACAAGCTAAACCAGTTACCCCACCCTCCAAACACTTTCAGAAAGCTGAATCATTTTGATTCCTGGAAGCACCTCCCTGCttgatttcttttctgcttGACTATTTCAGCTCTACCTGTCTTCCGTATGCATTGTATTGCATGTCCATCcttgtgtgtctttttattgCACTGTTTAAGCTTTTTACGCTTTCTAGCAGATATAAACTCCACTTACTTTATCCCAAGTATTGTGCTTTTGGAAGATGACATGTAAATCGCAACCATGAATGTCTATCTCAGTACGGATTGTGGAGTGTTGTGTGCTATAAGTTTCATTAGCTTCAAGTGCCCAAACAACAGTATTTGCTAAACCTGAGGGCACCAGTTTTCAAACAAAGTTATTTGAGAGGTGACCACCTACCCAACCAGTGCATAGGTCTTTCCATTAGCATCAGGATCTCTGACAGCATTGATGATGGCTTTGGCCACATCCACCACCTGAGGGGGGAAAGAGACAGTTAAGCTGGTTTTATTACACAGGTTGCTGTGGGTGCAGTGAGGCGAGTGGTTCAGGGAGGAGTTTCTTGTTTACATAAGTCTGGGGCAGCATGTTACATATtgacacagactgaaaatgaacagCTTGCTTCACAGTAAATTGTGATTTGACAATAACTGCTGTGTGGGTACTTGTAAGAACTAGAACTTAGAAGATGTCACAAAATTGAATTGTCAATAATTGTTATAATTGGAAGAGGATTTCATGCAGGCATGTGGCCAAAATGTCAGTACTGTAAGTGATAATTCGGtttatttgacgtggggttgagcaaggcacttatctatagtcagtgtatgaCCTACAGTAGATTTGGATCAGCGctgccagtttagagaagcagcaggagcaccgacacagaagctgagtgatgtaGTGCTGTGGACAGGGACACTGCTTTGgcagtgaaaatattctaaataaagCATATACTTAAACTAATATTAGTGGCCATGtttttaagtggctaaaacacatttttttgctgACCCCGTCCAGAGCAGCCCATCACTCAGCTACTGTgccggtgctcctgctgcttctccaacCTGGGAGCACACTGTtgtgaatctactgcaggtaatacactgactacagataactacctcacacaactccacgtcaaataacccaaactatcacttgAAATCATACAACATTCCTATCATCAAATGCCAACGTATTCTTCACCTAGACACCTAACACTAAATCAGCCCTGTAAAGCCACTTAGTAATCACTTACTGGCGTATAGGCAAAGATGGCTTAATTAGAATAGGTCATTCCTTTCAACAAACTTACGTAAACTGGCTGCTTCACCGTCTTCTTCCCCATGGACACAAGTGGAATAGCATTGCCGAACCAGCGCATGTCTAAACGAGGATTAAAGCCACACGTGAAATTTTCactggctagctggttagctggCTAACTATTAGTACCAGTGTGAACACCCTGGTCAAAAGAAACTTAGCAATAGTTCTGCTTGTATCAGTTGATGAAGAGACATTTACTTTAATATTCAGCATGACTGAAGCTGGAGCACTAAATGCCCAAAACACAATCAATCactgacaacagacacaacattcACACTCATCCCCATCACACAGAGACTGACATGTAGGCACACTCTTCGATCACAGTCtccttcactcacacacactctcacacactctcacacactctctcacacactctctcacacactctctcacacacacacacacacacacacacacacacacacacacacacacacacacacacacacacacacacacacacacacacacacacacacacacagaaacaacttCTTACTTGCGTAATAGTTGAAGAATCTGTCTTCCCTCCCAAAGATCTCAGAGGGCTTCATGATGATGGCGTCGGGGAACTCGTCTCTCACTGCGGTCTCTCCAACAGCCTATAGTAAAAGAACAGCACATACAATTATCAGCTACATTTAAACATATTAACCTTCTTAATATATCAATGTAGCCAGCACCGGCTTAGGCATATAAATACACTACAACAGACACATAGATACACCAGTTTGACTGAGTGGCAGAGATGTGCAGTATGTAGAAAAACAGCCCACTACCTTGTTCCTCAGGTACTTGGATGGGCTGCGTATGTCAGCATTGAGGTGAGACATGTGGACAAACTTTGTGATGCCAGCCTCTCTGGCTGCCTTAGCAATCTGCTGGGGGATGGAAACGAAGACGTCCTCGAAGCGATAGTTCCTTTACAGAACAAGAGGAAAGCCTGCATGTGTATTCTTACTTACAATTTACAGTCGCACTCAGCAAAGTCCTCCAACATTCATCTTAAACCTACATCTCATCCTATGGGAGTGGCTGCATTACAGAGTGTCCATGCATTCATATTACTACCGTGGGTAACACACCTTACCTCACCTTATGTGAAAATAGAATCTATATACAAGAAattaggggtgggcgatatgacGATATTAGATCGTGAAGGATTACAACGTGAAGACgatctttcaaactgcagagatcgTGGGATCGTCTAGGGCACATTCTATAAATTGCAGTTCTATGCTAATGCACCGACGCACCAGACGTATTGACGCCGTCAACCTGACCGACCAATCATAGCGAATTACGGGCAGTGACGCGCTTTCCTACCCgcctccttgtttgtgtgtgtagcggtAGCACATGGAGAACGATGGCTGGAAGCCAAACAGAGTTGGTcgctaaaaaaaattccacctcCATTATATGGAATTGGTTGGATTTTCCGCAACTGATCAAGCGCaagcaaatgtaatttgcaaagTTTGCACAGAAACCGTTCGTACGTCGAGTGGAAACACACCGAACCTGTTTAATCACCTGAAGAGGAAGCATCCCAAGCAGTATGCTGAGAGCCAAACAGCTAACAGATAATTCAGGTTATACACATcgcagtttgatattttttgttcaaAACTGTTGCACTAAAAGAGATCACCAGTCActttagtttgtatttttgcGTTTCAATAAGCTATTTAGTGTTTTGATAAATACATCCTGTTTAAATGACTGTCAGTAATGtctttgattgatattttactttctgttactACTTTTGCAAGAGTGCACTTTATTAGAATGTCgttgttgtttaccttaaactttacgttgtttgcacatgcaggcaaaactgcgactatttgaaataaaatctgttaagaAAGGTGCTTTGgtctaaattgtctgtttttctttttccaatttaagatCGTGATGAAATCgtgattatatttttaaaaaatcgtgatatgatatttttgccatatCGCCCATCCCTACAAGAAATGTAATAATAGAATATTTAAAGTTACCATGATCACATgacaacacagtgacacaccATGTACCATAGTAGATTAAAGAGAGGATTAAAATTCTACTTCATGTGCAAAAGATAATATAACAAATCAGATGCTTTGAGATGTATTCCCAGTGTACCTCGTCTCCCACTCTCTGCCCACCAGGTTGATGACCACATTAGAGTGCTCCAAAGCCCGCTTGATGGAGTCTTTGTTCCTGGCATCCCACTCCTGCAACGAGACAATACATTTGCTTTTCATGTAAGCATCTTAAGTGCAGTACTTGCAAATTGAAGATTTCAGCATCCATGAGTGTTGCAATATTTCTAAAGGATGCCTGTGTGTCTGCGCAGCACATATCTTACCAAGAACATGATTTGTCCAAGATCACCCATGGGCTTGAAGTACATGATGTCATACTGATCACAGCGGTGAGGGATTACAACCTGGGAGCCAATCCGACCTGAAAATCATtagtgaaaataaacacacaatcacacctACGCATCATCAATTTAAAaaggatttgtttttgtaaatattttaattggcAATCAATAGCAATAATTCATTAAGATATTAGCTTTTACCAAGAGAAAGATGTCGGCATCCCAGAATATTTCTGTTAGCTGAGATTTTATGTTGTCTGAGATATTGGACACAGAATGTGATGTCTATAAGCACTAGCTCttgaagaaaatacacacattttctgcaTATAAAGTAATATTGGCGTGCGGATAGCTTGACATTAGTATTTATGCTATGTTTTTAAACTCACCCAGCCTATTGACAACATATCGACCCAGGAAACCTGTGGCACCAAACACAGTGGCTGCTATTCCACTGGAAGAGGAGCGTCCTCCTTTCC from Seriola aureovittata isolate HTS-2021-v1 ecotype China chromosome 10, ASM2101889v1, whole genome shotgun sequence encodes:
- the ndufa9a gene encoding NADH dehydrogenase [ubiquinone] 1 alpha subcomplex subunit 9, mitochondrial; amino-acid sequence: MATVALVSRPASVLPKISSSCSPAVLSAASVSTVQQRKLHHAVIPKGKGGRSSSSGIAATVFGATGFLGRYVVNRLGRIGSQVVIPHRCDQYDIMYFKPMGDLGQIMFLEWDARNKDSIKRALEHSNVVINLVGREWETRNYRFEDVFVSIPQQIAKAAREAGITKFVHMSHLNADIRSPSKYLRNKAVGETAVRDEFPDAIIMKPSEIFGREDRFFNYYANMRWFGNAIPLVSMGKKTVKQPVYVVDVAKAIINAVRDPDANGKTYALVGPNRYLLHDLVEYLYAVAHRPFVPYPLPRPLYHLAAQFFAMNPFEPWTTPDKVDRFHITDMKYPGLPGLEDLGITPSTVEQKAIETLRRHRRFRYLEADLDETKPAKTVNY